The following coding sequences are from one Rutidosis leptorrhynchoides isolate AG116_Rl617_1_P2 chromosome 11, CSIRO_AGI_Rlap_v1, whole genome shotgun sequence window:
- the LOC139874430 gene encoding F-box only protein 8-like has product MATNYIPLVLQIEILCRLAPKSLIRFQSVSKEWKSLIDSSEFNSDFIKRQPQRKRFLLTVAYVDDEPERGENCWIVDDEDDGDDSFPQNRISLTYPRSVNPLLYQYGDDDIKLKFVGSSHGLICFTSSLSLCGDADGLDQYVIWNPCIRKSVSIVGDYYKDKVFVGFGVCTNSFDPKIVRINILKVPSCDNEHEHRVWQVEVYTLSAGVWRSPLTNSEWFDIDLTYHPPLVSNGFIYWCAYVTKIFGADRFTSMIVSFDLATEKFTKIPVPDKLSQRGFRLFKLRGSLGAIQVRESMDSDEEFHEVWLTDDVSKLLTKVFTITLPDNSEVVGFRDNGQVIINKNEKHVVYLQEGGVEGFESRPELVAYDPDLKQIKDLGLHDVRCLSFTSSYTESLLLLDQSNALNDDEE; this is encoded by the exons ATGGCGACGAATTACATACCTTTAGTCCTACAAATCGAAATTCTTTGTCGTCTAGCTCCTAAATCATTGATTCGATTTCAATCAGTATCAAAAGAATGGAAGTCTTTGATTGATAGCTCTGAATTTAATTCCGATTTCATTAAGCGCCAACCTCAACGAAAACGTTTTCTTTTAACTGTTGCCTATGTGGATGATGAACCTGAAAGAGGTGAGAATTGTTggatagttgatgatgaagatgatggtgatgataGTTTCCCTCAAAACAGAATTTCCTTGACGTATCCTCGGTCCGTTAACCCACTTCTATATCAATATGGAGATGATGATATAAAGTTAAAGTTTGTTGGTAGCTCCCATGGCTTGATTTGCTTTACCAGTAGTTTGTCTTTATGTGGAGATGCTGATGGTCTTGATCAATACGTTATTTGGAATCCTTGTATAAGAAAATCAGTATCAATTGTTGGTGATTATTATAAGGATAAAGTTTTTGTTGGTTTTGGTGTTTGTACCAACTCTTTTGACCCTAAGATTGTAAGGATAAATATATTAAAGGTTCCGTCGTGTGATAATGAACACGAACATAGAGTTTGGCAAGTTGAAGTATATACGTTAAGTGCAGGGGTATGGAGAAGTCCGTTAACCAATAGTGAATGGTTCGATATCGATCTTACTTATCATCCTCCACTTGTTTCAAACGGGTTTATTTACTGGTGTGCCTACGTAACTAAAATTTTTGGTGCTGATCGCTTTACTAGTATGATTGTATCGTTTGATTTGGCAACTGAAAAATTCACAAAAATACCCGTTCCTGATAAGTTATCCCAACGTGGTTTCCGTTTATTTAAGCTAAGAGGTTCTCTTGGTGCGATTCAAGTTAGAGAAAGTATGGACTCAGATGAAGAATTTCACGAGGTGTGGTTGACGGACGATGTTTCAAAATTGCTTACCAAGGTTTTCACAATTACGTTACCAGATAATTCGGAAGTTGTGGGATTCAGGGATAATGGCCAAGTTATAATCAATAAGAATGAAAAGCATGTTGTATATTTACAAGAGGGTGGTGTAGAAGGATTTGAATCTAGACCGGAGCTTGTAGCTTATGATCCCGACTTGAAACAGATTAAAGATCTTGGACTTCATGATGTCAGATGTTTGTCTTTTACATCTTCCTACACAGAATCACTACTTCTGCTTGATCAATCAAACGCACTAaatgatgatgaag AATGA
- the LOC139877773 gene encoding inner membrane protein ALBINO3, chloroplastic-like, with amino-acid sequence MAKSLISSPSSFIGTPFPSQFHTGRFTPRNTKLISTKVKFSFNGLPPISSFDGASVDFTAIARRAESLIYTLADAAVAVDSSASVSGDSTVTTTVQKSGGWFGFISDAMEVVLKVLKDGLTAVHVPYAYGFAIILLTVLVKLATLPLTKQQVESTLAMQNLQPKLKAIQQRYAGNQERIQLETSRLYKQAGVNPLAGCLPTLATIPVWIGLYQALSNVANEGLFTEGFFWIPSLGGPTTIAARQSGSGVSWLFPFVDGHPPLGWHDTAAYLVLPVLLVLSQYVSMEIMKPPQTDDPAQKNTLLVFKFLPLMIGYFSLSVPSGLSIYWFTNNVLSTAQQVWLRKLGGAKPAVDENAGGIISAGRAKRSSSQPSESGARFKQLKEAEKRKSSKALPEQDVQVLASTSESEQDTDGETKPTEVLEEAYASSTSKPVPVPGRSKRSKRKRSV; translated from the exons ATGGCGAAATCTCTAATTTCATCACCTTCTTCATTCATCGGAACACCGTTTCCGTCACAATTTCATACCGGACGTTTTACTCCGAGAAATACTAAACTTATTTCAACTAAAGTTAAATTCAGCTTCAATGGATTACCTCCGATCTCTTCGTTTGATGGTGCTTCTGTTGATTTTACTGCAATTGCAAGACGTGCTGAAAGCTTGATTTACACTTTAGCTGATGCTGCTGTTGCTGTTGATTCATCTGCTTCTGTTTCCGGTGACTCGACGGTTACTACGACGGTGCAGAAGTCAGGCGGCTGGTTCGGTTTTATATCTGATGCTATGGAAGTTGTTTTGAAG GTACTGAAGGATGGACTGACTGCAGTTCACGTGCCATACGCCTATGGATTTGCAATTATATTGCTCACCGTTCTTGTAAAGCTTGCTACCTTGCCTTTGACAAAGCAACAG GTTGAGTCTACTCTGGCGATGCAAAACCTTCAGCCGAAGCTCAAAGCAATTCAACAAAGATATGCAGGAAATCAG GAAAGAATACAACTTGAGACATCTCGGTTATACAAACAGGCTGGGGTTAATCCATTGGCAG GATGTTTACCTACTTTGGCAACAATACCAGTATGGATAGGCTTGTACCAAGCTCTTTCAAATGTTGCAAATGAG GGACTGTTCACCGAGGGTTTTTTCTGGATTCCGTCTTTGGGAGGCCCGACAACGATTGCTGCTCGACAAAGTGGATCAGGAGTTTCTTGGCTCTTTCCCTTTGTG GATGGGCATCCACCACTAGGTTGGCACGACACAGCAGCTTATCTTGTTTTACCGGTGCTTCTTGTTCTTTCTCAATATGTATCAATGGAGATCATGAAGCCACCACAA ACCGATGACCCAGCTCAGAAAAACACACTTCTTGTCTTCAAGTTTCTTCCACTCATGATTGGTTACTTTTCTTTGTCGGTCCCATCAGGGTTATCAATTTACTG GTTCACAAACAATGTACTTAGCACAGCTCAGCAAGTATGGTTAAGGAAGTTGGGAGGTGCGAAGCCTGCTGTGGACGAGAATGCAGGTGGGATAATAAGTGCAGGTCGTGCAAAGCGATCTTCTTCTCAACCATCAGAGTCTGGTGCTAG GTTTAAGCAGCTAAAGGAAGCAGAGAAGAGAAAATCAAGTAAGGCATTGCCTGAACAAGATGTTCAGGTTTTGGCATCCACATCCGAGTCTGAACAAGATACAGATGGAGAGACAAAGCCTACG GAGGTTCTGGAAGAGGCGTATGCATCTAGTACCAGCAAACCAGTTCCGGTTCCAGGTAGAAGTAAGAGGTCAAAGAGAAAGCGTTCGGTATGA
- the LOC139877662 gene encoding ATP synthase small subunit 6, mitochondrial-like, whose product MRKFDPWGVFFKREFNRNWPFLVGFAVTGTIITKFSLSLTEEDRKNSVFAQRHKN is encoded by the exons ATGAGGAAATTCGATCCGTGGGGTGTTTTTTTCAAGAGAGAATTCAATCGGAACTGGCCGTTTCTCGTCGGATTCGCCGTCACCGGCACCATCATCACCAAATTCTCCCTCAGTCTCACTG AAGAAGATCGGAAAAACTCCGTATTTGCTCAAAGGCACAAGAA TTGA
- the LOC139876987 gene encoding small ribosomal subunit protein uS8 — MVRVSVLNDALKSMYNAEKRGKRQVMIRPSSKVIIKFLMVMQKHGYIGEFEYVDDHRSGKIVVELNGRLNKCGVISPRFDVGVKEIEPWTARLLPSRQFGYIVLTTSAGIMDHEEARRKNVGGKVLGFFY, encoded by the exons ATGGTGAGAGTTAGTGTGTTGAATGATGCTCTCAAGAGCATGTACAATGCTGAAAAGAGAGGCAAAAGACAGGTCATGATTAGGCCTTCATCAAAAGTTATCATCAAGTTTCTTATGGTTATGCAAAAACATG GTTACATTGGTGAGTTCGAGTACGTTGATGACCACAGATCTGGTAAGATTGTGGTGGAATTGAATGGAAGATTGAACAAATGTGGCGTTATCAGTCCTCGATTTGATGTTGGTGTTAAGGAAATTGAACCATGGACTGCTAGACTTTTGCCTTCAAGACAG TTTGGTTACATTGTGTTGACTACTTCAGCTGGAATCATGGATCACGAAGAAGCAAGAAGGAAAAATGTTGGAGGCAAAGTTCTCGGTTTCTTTTACTGA